One Fuerstiella marisgermanici DNA window includes the following coding sequences:
- a CDS encoding efflux RND transporter periplasmic adaptor subunit, with product MNSRIPKIPMKYVWPVTMIVVIAGAAVTRERWWPTLNSWVQSTVADNRAPAGLDEHGEGEDAHDPHAGYDHAGHDEATSLELSDQARRNLGLTGDGVAEIQLTTFSKSITVPAVVVEQPGRTRIQVATPMTGVITNIHAAAGEAVEPNSLLFEIRLTHEDLVRSQTEFVTTLGELDIENREIARLQDVATSGGVARKTLLERQYARDKLKSLLVVQQEALRLHGLSETQVQQIAQTRRLLRELKLYSPNADGTTSKELKLSRAFEQTAIRPVSMESAVADPQLILRELLVHRGEAVDAGEPLGTLVNYAELYVEGMAFEQDIAQLSNASRNDWKVTALFDEADGKAKEVPGLDIAYLDTEIDRTSRTLKFFVRLPNELTHENKQQNDVRFVNWRYRPGQRLQLRVPVEQWEDQIVLPIDAVAREGAEYFVFQENGDHFDRLPVHVKYRDQFSVVVANDGQLFPGDVVAMKSAHQMQMALKNMAGGGVDPHAGHNH from the coding sequence ATGAATTCTCGCATTCCAAAAATCCCGATGAAGTACGTTTGGCCAGTCACGATGATCGTTGTCATCGCGGGGGCTGCTGTCACTCGCGAACGGTGGTGGCCGACTTTGAATTCGTGGGTGCAGTCGACGGTCGCCGATAACAGGGCCCCGGCCGGGCTGGATGAACATGGTGAAGGCGAAGACGCTCACGACCCGCATGCCGGATACGATCATGCTGGCCATGACGAAGCGACTTCGCTGGAACTATCAGATCAGGCTCGGCGAAATCTTGGCCTGACCGGTGACGGAGTGGCTGAGATTCAACTGACAACGTTCAGCAAATCGATCACGGTTCCTGCGGTTGTTGTGGAGCAGCCTGGGCGAACGCGAATCCAGGTCGCGACGCCGATGACGGGCGTGATTACCAACATTCACGCTGCTGCAGGCGAAGCGGTGGAACCGAATAGTCTGCTGTTTGAAATTCGACTGACACACGAAGACCTCGTCCGATCTCAAACGGAGTTCGTCACGACGCTGGGCGAACTGGACATCGAAAACCGGGAGATCGCTCGTCTGCAGGATGTGGCTACGTCTGGCGGAGTTGCTCGAAAGACACTGCTGGAACGGCAGTATGCTCGCGACAAGCTGAAATCGCTGCTGGTTGTTCAACAGGAAGCTTTGCGGCTGCACGGGCTATCGGAAACTCAGGTGCAGCAGATCGCACAGACGCGTCGGTTGCTGCGGGAATTGAAGCTGTATTCTCCCAATGCGGACGGCACGACATCAAAGGAGCTGAAACTCAGCCGTGCATTTGAGCAAACCGCCATCCGTCCCGTCAGCATGGAATCGGCAGTGGCTGATCCGCAGCTGATTCTTCGAGAGTTGCTGGTCCACCGTGGTGAAGCAGTGGATGCCGGCGAACCACTGGGAACGCTGGTCAACTATGCTGAGCTGTACGTCGAAGGCATGGCTTTCGAACAGGATATCGCTCAGCTTTCCAATGCGAGCAGGAATGACTGGAAAGTCACCGCGTTGTTTGATGAAGCAGATGGCAAAGCGAAGGAAGTGCCGGGACTGGATATCGCCTATCTGGACACGGAGATTGATCGAACATCTCGCACACTGAAATTCTTCGTGCGGCTCCCCAACGAACTGACTCACGAAAATAAGCAACAGAACGACGTCCGCTTCGTCAACTGGCGATACCGACCGGGACAGAGACTGCAGCTTCGCGTGCCAGTGGAACAGTGGGAAGATCAAATCGTGCTGCCGATCGATGCGGTGGCTCGTGAAGGAGCGGAATACTTTGTGTTTCAGGAGAACGGCGATCACTTCGATCGGCTTCCTGTTCACGTGAAGTATCGCGACCAGTTTTCTGTCGTTGTCGCCAACGATGGACAGTTGTTTCCCGGTGACGTGGTCGCCATGAAGAGCGCTCATCAAATGCAAATGGCCCTCAAAAACATGGCCGGTGGCGGAGTCGATCCTCACGCCGGACACAACCACTAG
- a CDS encoding efflux RND transporter permease subunit yields the protein MLNAIIKFALRQRLLTIAAAIFLLGYGSWRAMQMDIDVFPDLNRPRVVIMTEAPGLAPEEVETLITFPLETAMNGANGVQAVRSSSGIGISVVYVEFDWGTDIYTDRQIVMERLQLVQDRMPPGVKPTLAPISSIMGQILMLAMWSEDETVDPIELRTTADWVVRQRILTIPGVSQVFTMGGGRKQFQVLVDPDEMIRYGVTLHEVKQAVVGSNENATGGYLDEQGPNELLVRALGRIQDIEDLQKVVVGVRDGRPIALAQIARVVEGPQVKRGDSSAFIRKEDGTLSGGASVVLTINKQPGADTRHITEAILEAVEDLKQTMPDDINIVPVYSQKSFIDRAIANVVEALRDGGILVVVILFLFLLNFRTTFITLTAIPLSLVMTAVVFSIFGFSINTMTLGGLAVAIGELVDDAIVDVENIFRRLRENRQAKVPKHPLVIVYQASCEIRNSIVFGTIIVILVFIPLFALSGMEGRLFAPLGVAYIVSILSSLVVSLTVTPVLCYWMLGRSKLMDHEKDGFFLRGLKWVGDRVIRFSLAFPRFNLTFTVLAVALAGLFVVNLDRDFLPPFNEGSMQLNVVLPPGTSLATSNEINKTVEQRLLELDDVDRFVRRTGRAELDEHAEGVNMSEYVLELNPDSPRSREEQLTEIREAMAEIPGIVTAVEQPIAHLISHMLSGVKAQIGIKIYGDDLDVLRRKAGEMEAAIKGVDGVTDLMVEPQVIIPQMRIELDRDKLLLYGMTAADVNEFISTAMNGDVVSEVLLGQRTFDLMVRLDEDYREDVQKLKRLTIDLPDGGKVPLEAVANIYESGGPNTINRESVRRRIILQCNVSERGVVDVVEDIQKVVAPVIATMDDGYFVEFGGQFESQQSATRVIAGLFVVSMFGVFMVLFTMFRSVNLSLQVMAALPMAFIGSVIALVVTGQTLTVAAMVGFISLGGIASRNGILLLNHYLHLVKYEGESWNKEMIVRAGLERLAPVLMTALTSGIGLVPLVLASGEPGKEILYPVATVILGGLISSTLLDFFVHPALFLLFGMKEAQRVIEASGEQIEMEEESHEHVVRKTDTPESTTIVEMTST from the coding sequence ATGTTAAACGCCATCATCAAATTCGCTCTCAGACAGCGACTGCTGACCATCGCGGCTGCCATCTTCCTGCTGGGATATGGTTCGTGGCGGGCCATGCAGATGGACATCGATGTCTTTCCGGACCTCAACCGGCCCCGCGTCGTCATCATGACGGAAGCTCCCGGGCTGGCTCCTGAAGAAGTCGAAACACTGATCACGTTTCCGCTGGAAACGGCGATGAACGGTGCAAATGGCGTGCAGGCGGTTCGCAGTTCGTCTGGGATTGGGATCTCGGTGGTCTACGTCGAATTCGACTGGGGCACCGACATCTACACCGACCGCCAAATCGTAATGGAACGACTGCAACTGGTGCAGGATCGAATGCCGCCGGGAGTGAAGCCGACGCTGGCGCCAATTTCGTCGATCATGGGCCAGATCCTGATGCTGGCGATGTGGAGTGAAGACGAAACGGTCGACCCGATCGAATTACGGACAACGGCCGACTGGGTGGTTCGCCAGCGGATTCTGACGATTCCCGGCGTATCGCAGGTCTTCACGATGGGAGGCGGACGCAAGCAGTTTCAGGTGCTGGTCGATCCGGACGAAATGATCCGCTACGGAGTCACCCTGCACGAAGTGAAACAGGCCGTCGTCGGCAGTAACGAAAACGCAACCGGCGGCTATCTGGACGAACAGGGGCCGAATGAACTTCTGGTGCGAGCACTCGGGCGGATTCAGGATATTGAAGATCTGCAGAAAGTTGTTGTGGGCGTCCGTGATGGTCGGCCGATCGCGTTGGCTCAGATTGCCCGTGTCGTGGAAGGTCCGCAGGTGAAGCGAGGCGACAGTTCTGCCTTCATTCGCAAGGAAGACGGCACGTTGTCGGGCGGGGCGTCCGTTGTGTTGACCATCAACAAGCAGCCCGGAGCCGACACACGTCACATTACGGAAGCGATTCTGGAAGCCGTCGAAGACCTGAAGCAAACGATGCCGGACGACATCAACATCGTCCCAGTGTACTCGCAGAAGTCGTTCATCGACCGAGCGATCGCCAACGTCGTCGAAGCTCTGCGTGATGGCGGGATTTTGGTCGTCGTGATCCTGTTTCTGTTCCTGCTGAATTTCCGCACGACGTTCATCACGTTGACCGCGATTCCGCTGTCGCTGGTGATGACGGCCGTGGTGTTTTCGATATTCGGTTTCTCGATCAACACGATGACATTGGGCGGGCTGGCCGTGGCCATTGGCGAGCTTGTCGACGACGCCATCGTTGACGTGGAAAACATCTTCCGGCGGCTCAGGGAAAATCGGCAGGCGAAAGTCCCCAAACATCCGCTGGTGATTGTTTACCAGGCAAGTTGCGAAATTCGGAACTCAATCGTCTTCGGCACGATTATCGTCATTCTGGTTTTCATCCCATTGTTCGCTCTGTCGGGCATGGAAGGTCGGCTGTTTGCTCCATTGGGAGTGGCCTACATCGTTTCCATCCTGTCATCGCTGGTGGTGTCGCTGACGGTCACGCCAGTGCTGTGCTACTGGATGCTGGGCCGGTCGAAGCTGATGGATCATGAGAAAGACGGCTTCTTTCTGCGTGGTTTGAAGTGGGTTGGCGATCGCGTCATCCGTTTCAGCCTGGCGTTTCCTCGATTCAATCTCACGTTCACGGTGCTGGCCGTCGCTCTGGCCGGGTTGTTTGTCGTCAATCTGGATCGCGACTTTCTGCCGCCATTCAATGAAGGTTCGATGCAGCTCAACGTTGTGCTGCCGCCGGGAACCTCATTGGCAACATCCAACGAAATCAACAAGACGGTCGAACAGCGACTGCTGGAGCTCGACGACGTGGATCGCTTTGTCCGCCGAACTGGTCGAGCGGAACTGGATGAGCACGCAGAAGGCGTGAACATGAGCGAATACGTGCTGGAACTGAATCCGGATTCGCCTCGCAGTCGTGAAGAACAGCTCACGGAAATCCGCGAAGCAATGGCGGAGATTCCCGGCATCGTCACTGCTGTCGAACAACCAATCGCTCACCTGATTTCGCACATGCTGTCTGGTGTTAAAGCTCAGATCGGCATCAAGATCTACGGCGACGATCTTGACGTGTTGCGGCGCAAGGCGGGTGAGATGGAAGCTGCCATCAAAGGCGTTGACGGCGTCACCGACCTGATGGTCGAACCGCAGGTCATTATTCCTCAGATGCGCATTGAACTCGATCGCGACAAATTGCTGCTGTACGGCATGACGGCAGCCGATGTAAATGAATTCATCTCCACCGCGATGAACGGCGACGTTGTTTCCGAAGTATTGCTGGGGCAACGAACGTTCGACCTGATGGTGCGGCTGGACGAGGACTATCGCGAAGACGTCCAGAAGCTGAAGCGTCTCACGATCGACCTGCCGGATGGTGGCAAAGTGCCGCTGGAAGCGGTTGCGAACATCTACGAATCCGGTGGACCAAACACCATCAATCGTGAAAGTGTGCGGCGGCGAATCATTCTGCAATGCAACGTCAGCGAACGTGGAGTGGTGGACGTGGTGGAAGACATTCAGAAAGTGGTCGCACCAGTCATTGCCACGATGGATGACGGCTACTTCGTTGAATTCGGTGGACAATTCGAAAGTCAGCAGTCGGCCACGCGAGTGATCGCCGGGCTGTTTGTGGTGTCGATGTTTGGCGTCTTCATGGTGCTGTTCACGATGTTCCGTTCGGTCAATCTTTCACTGCAGGTCATGGCTGCTCTTCCGATGGCGTTCATCGGTTCTGTGATTGCTCTGGTTGTCACGGGGCAGACACTCACCGTGGCCGCGATGGTCGGCTTTATTTCGCTGGGCGGCATCGCGTCACGCAACGGAATACTGCTGCTGAATCACTACCTGCACCTGGTCAAGTACGAAGGCGAAAGCTGGAATAAGGAAATGATCGTGCGAGCGGGCCTGGAACGACTGGCTCCCGTGCTGATGACAGCTCTGACTTCCGGTATTGGACTCGTTCCATTGGTGCTGGCATCCGGTGAACCGGGCAAAGAGATTCTCTACCCGGTCGCCACCGTCATTCTCGGCGGATTGATCAGTTCCACACTGCTGGATTTCTTTGTTCACCCGGCGTTGTTTCTGCTGTTTGGCATGAAAGAAGCACAACGAGTGATTGAGGCATCGGGCGAACAAATCGAGATGGAAGAAGAGTCGCACGAGCACGTCGTACGCAAAACAGACACACCCGAATCTACAACGATTGTAGAGATGACAAGTACCTAA
- a CDS encoding ABC transporter permease, which translates to MKLRNLIWKELWQRPTPLITSLAAVALGVTALVAIQSITVFSEEKIAGDMQSLGANVLVLPTSVSLQDYYAADMHGQTIPEEYVTQLALARMAGVENLAPKLCVAAEVDSIPVTLTGILPRSEFETKTAWQGMSFLANPVGTDRGCCKKPVTDTSGESDPTALATQRTVQDLGKDELILGSDIAAQLGAGVGDELPLFGENFHVLTVLPPTGTVDDSRLFAHLHSVQRLSDSGPVVNVIEIMACCEDAAGSLITDLTKELPNTRVVTIAQVVEAQIAVNGLMSRLSWVFFGILLLVAGASIASVMYANVAERRREIGTLMALGATPGYVTRMFLGKATILGVAGGGLGFVAGTILAMAIGPQLVGVSVLPLPYLCGVGIATATVIAVAASYLPARRAARLDPCLCFAEG; encoded by the coding sequence ATGAAACTTCGCAATCTGATCTGGAAAGAACTCTGGCAGCGGCCCACACCGCTGATCACCAGTCTCGCCGCCGTCGCTTTGGGAGTCACCGCACTGGTGGCCATTCAAAGCATTACCGTGTTCTCGGAAGAAAAAATCGCCGGTGACATGCAGTCGCTGGGAGCCAACGTGCTGGTGCTGCCCACTTCGGTGTCACTGCAGGATTACTATGCCGCCGATATGCACGGGCAGACCATTCCCGAAGAATACGTCACGCAACTGGCACTGGCTCGCATGGCGGGCGTTGAAAACCTCGCTCCGAAACTGTGTGTCGCAGCGGAAGTCGATTCCATCCCCGTCACGCTGACTGGCATTCTGCCGCGATCGGAGTTCGAAACGAAGACGGCCTGGCAAGGAATGAGCTTCCTGGCCAATCCAGTTGGTACCGATCGAGGTTGCTGCAAGAAACCCGTCACCGACACCAGCGGAGAAAGCGACCCGACAGCCCTGGCGACGCAGCGAACGGTGCAGGATCTGGGCAAGGACGAACTGATTCTGGGCTCGGACATCGCTGCTCAACTGGGGGCCGGTGTTGGTGACGAACTTCCGTTGTTCGGTGAGAACTTTCACGTGCTGACCGTACTTCCTCCCACAGGTACCGTCGACGACAGCCGATTGTTTGCTCACCTGCATAGCGTGCAGCGGCTCAGTGATTCCGGTCCGGTTGTGAACGTCATCGAAATCATGGCCTGCTGCGAAGACGCAGCCGGTAGCCTGATCACGGACTTGACGAAGGAACTGCCCAATACGCGAGTTGTCACGATTGCCCAGGTCGTGGAAGCTCAGATAGCCGTGAATGGTTTGATGTCGCGTTTGTCGTGGGTCTTCTTCGGCATTCTGCTGCTCGTTGCCGGAGCCAGCATTGCCAGCGTGATGTACGCCAACGTGGCCGAACGCCGTCGTGAGATCGGAACGCTGATGGCCCTGGGAGCGACGCCCGGCTACGTCACACGCATGTTTCTGGGCAAGGCCACGATTCTGGGAGTCGCCGGCGGAGGACTTGGATTCGTTGCGGGCACCATTCTGGCGATGGCCATTGGCCCGCAGCTTGTCGGCGTGAGCGTTCTACCGCTGCCGTATCTGTGCGGTGTCGGTATCGCCACAGCAACCGTCATTGCCGTGGCCGCCAGCTACCTTCCAGCGCGTCGAGCGGCACGACTCGATCCGTGCCTGTGTTTTGCGGAAGGTTAA
- a CDS encoding ABC transporter ATP-binding protein yields MFELKNVTKTYERRGQTVNALNDTSLTIGDNEFIALVGPSGSGKTTMLSLLGGMMAPTAGEVLFRGESLYDMTLTDRTKLRLKSLGFVFQSFNLVPWLSAIENVQVPLSLAGESASTQETRAAELLDRVGLSDRLHHLPSELSQGQQQRVALARTLANDPHVILADEPTGNLDPDSREQVMNLLSDFHTEGRCIIMVTHDQFAADYAERSLRLIDGNVDNAPLKARAA; encoded by the coding sequence ATGTTTGAACTTAAAAACGTCACAAAAACTTACGAACGCCGCGGCCAAACGGTCAACGCATTGAACGATACGTCACTGACCATCGGCGACAACGAATTCATCGCACTGGTCGGTCCCAGCGGCAGCGGCAAGACAACCATGCTGTCGCTACTGGGCGGCATGATGGCTCCAACTGCCGGAGAAGTCCTGTTCCGTGGCGAATCGCTGTACGACATGACGCTGACGGATCGCACGAAGCTGCGACTGAAGAGCCTCGGCTTCGTCTTTCAGTCGTTCAATCTGGTGCCATGGCTGTCGGCCATTGAAAACGTGCAGGTGCCGTTGAGTCTCGCTGGTGAATCGGCATCAACGCAGGAAACCCGAGCCGCCGAGCTTCTCGATCGAGTCGGCCTGTCCGATCGTCTGCATCACTTGCCGTCCGAACTCAGCCAGGGCCAGCAACAGAGAGTCGCCCTTGCACGAACACTGGCCAACGATCCCCACGTCATCCTCGCCGACGAACCCACCGGCAACCTCGACCCCGATTCCCGGGAACAGGTCATGAACCTGCTGTCTGACTTCCACACCGAAGGCCGCTGCATCATTATGGTGACCCATGATCAGTTCGCGGCGGATTATGCGGAGCGGTCGCTGAGGTTGATTGATGGCAATGTTGACAATGCGCCTTTAAAGGCGAGGGCGGCGTGA
- a CDS encoding LysR family transcriptional regulator has protein sequence MNHLDAQLPHLETFSVAAELCSFTGAGKTLKLTQAAVSQRIRALECSIGKPLFHRQGGRVSLTDAGIQLYGYAQQILNLHREARQAVAGEEVPLHGNLSLAASSIPGQHLLPAGLCVFRNRFPDVAVRASIEDSMAVLDRVESGQAHLGLVGQQTERGHFHFRPFVSDELLLIVNADDRWKKRQRIRLPDLLRRPIVLRESGSGSRWCLQQALLRKGHTLDDLNVTLELGSNEAVKEAVLNNTGIAVLSRLAVQRELDDGRLISLKIQDVDLVRDLFVVSDTRHALPRSAQTFLQFWLASHCTASA, from the coding sequence ATGAACCATCTTGACGCTCAGTTGCCTCACTTGGAAACGTTTTCCGTTGCCGCTGAATTGTGCAGCTTCACAGGGGCTGGGAAGACGTTGAAGCTGACACAGGCAGCCGTCAGCCAACGCATTCGGGCTTTGGAATGTTCAATCGGCAAACCGCTGTTTCATCGCCAAGGCGGGCGTGTGTCGCTGACCGATGCTGGCATTCAGCTGTATGGTTACGCTCAGCAGATTCTGAACCTGCATCGTGAAGCTCGCCAGGCTGTCGCGGGCGAGGAGGTACCTCTTCACGGGAATCTGTCGCTGGCTGCAAGCTCCATTCCGGGGCAGCATCTGCTTCCCGCCGGTCTATGTGTGTTTCGAAATCGCTTTCCCGATGTTGCCGTGCGAGCTTCGATTGAGGACAGCATGGCGGTTCTTGATCGGGTGGAATCCGGTCAGGCTCATCTTGGGTTGGTTGGTCAGCAGACGGAGCGTGGGCACTTTCACTTTCGCCCCTTCGTGTCCGATGAACTTCTGCTGATCGTCAACGCTGATGACAGATGGAAGAAACGTCAGCGAATTCGATTGCCGGACTTGTTGCGGCGACCGATCGTGCTTCGGGAATCGGGTTCCGGAAGTCGATGGTGCCTTCAGCAGGCCCTGCTGCGCAAGGGCCATACGCTGGACGATCTCAATGTAACTTTGGAACTTGGCAGCAATGAGGCAGTCAAAGAAGCAGTCCTGAACAACACGGGAATCGCCGTGTTGTCCCGATTGGCTGTACAGCGAGAACTGGATGACGGGCGACTCATCAGTCTGAAGATTCAGGACGTTGATTTGGTTCGAGACCTGTTCGTTGTTTCTGACACACGGCATGCACTGCCCCGATCCGCTCAAACCTTCCTGCAGTTCTGGCTGGCAAGTCACTGCACTGCGAGCGCCTGA
- a CDS encoding sterol desaturase family protein, producing the protein MLATELISLQNLFSLRFALPVILLVSLWTWESVRPFCENSPGRGRHALRNITIAVVNAIVTGALFGASTVFVADWTVENSFGLLQFTDQHAIGRFFAGLILLDLWMYVWHRLNHHIPLLWRFHRMHHSDSRMDVTTATRFHIGEHMISAGLRLLLIPLLGVSIWQIVAYEMGVVAMTHFHHANISIGRADHVLRWLVVTPDMHKIHHSRWQPETDSNYAVVLSIWDRIACSFRMREDVTTIDFGLDEFENERWQTIGGMLKTPFANSADLSAPKAAEPEIVGEDRSV; encoded by the coding sequence ATGCTCGCCACAGAGCTGATCTCCTTGCAAAACCTTTTCAGCCTTCGATTTGCTTTGCCGGTGATTCTGCTGGTCTCGCTGTGGACGTGGGAATCCGTCAGGCCGTTTTGTGAGAATTCGCCAGGTCGCGGCCGACATGCTCTGCGTAATATCACAATCGCAGTCGTCAACGCCATTGTGACGGGCGCATTGTTTGGAGCGTCAACGGTGTTCGTGGCCGACTGGACAGTGGAGAACAGTTTTGGGCTCCTTCAATTCACCGATCAACACGCCATCGGTCGATTTTTCGCCGGACTCATTCTTCTGGACCTTTGGATGTACGTCTGGCATCGATTGAATCACCACATTCCTCTCCTGTGGCGATTTCACCGCATGCACCACAGTGACTCTCGGATGGACGTCACGACGGCGACGCGATTTCATATCGGGGAGCATATGATTTCCGCCGGGCTGCGTTTGCTGTTGATTCCGCTGCTCGGCGTTAGTATCTGGCAGATCGTGGCTTATGAAATGGGAGTGGTGGCGATGACTCATTTTCACCATGCCAACATCAGTATCGGGCGAGCAGACCACGTGCTGCGATGGTTAGTTGTCACGCCGGACATGCACAAAATTCACCATTCTCGTTGGCAGCCGGAAACAGATTCCAACTATGCGGTAGTTCTTTCAATTTGGGACCGGATCGCCTGTTCCTTTCGAATGAGAGAGGATGTGACGACCATCGACTTCGGTCTTGACGAGTTTGAAAACGAACGTTGGCAGACGATCGGCGGGATGCTGAAAACTCCATTTGCCAATAGTGCGGATTTATCTGCCCCGAAAGCTGCCGAACCTGAGATTGTAGGCGAGGATCGATCCGTTTAG
- a CDS encoding methyltransferase family protein: protein MSLSLRIPPLVQVFVLGLAMYGLKISFPQCSYESEGSMWVAIAFAILGAGVLAISLYQCWAIRTTVDPRLLNQPVGLVTSGIYAFTRNPMYVGFFCVLAAWASFLSHFLAFGLLPVFVLYMNRFQIRPEEAYLETHFTDEYRSYKSNVRRWI from the coding sequence ATGTCCCTGTCTCTCCGCATTCCGCCACTGGTTCAAGTCTTCGTTCTTGGTCTGGCGATGTACGGGCTGAAGATTTCCTTTCCTCAGTGTTCGTATGAATCTGAGGGTTCAATGTGGGTTGCGATCGCCTTTGCCATTCTCGGTGCCGGCGTGCTTGCGATCAGCCTTTATCAGTGTTGGGCCATTCGAACGACCGTCGATCCGCGGCTTCTGAATCAGCCGGTAGGCCTTGTGACGTCGGGAATCTATGCGTTCACTCGGAATCCGATGTACGTCGGCTTTTTCTGCGTCCTCGCGGCGTGGGCAAGTTTCCTGTCGCACTTTCTGGCGTTCGGTCTGCTGCCAGTGTTTGTCCTGTACATGAACCGCTTTCAGATTCGCCCAGAAGAAGCCTACCTCGAAACGCACTTCACGGATGAGTATCGCTCCTATAAATCCAACGTCCGCAGGTGGATCTAA
- a CDS encoding cation diffusion facilitator family transporter, translating to MSNNDDHDHQHDAHEGHDHAGHSHGLVRADEIAGVSDARLLWAVGLNQMLTVGQVVAGILSGSIALLSDAAHNFNDANALLIAYIARRISKKDANARYTFGYRRAEMIGALINLTLLAVIGLYLVYEGIARLVQPEEVIGWVMAATAVLALVVDVGTAALLWSMSRGSLNVRAAFIHNIVDALGSVAVLIGAAAIIWFNWLWVDAAITLVIAGYVLWQLVKMFPQATRVLMEGTPLDLDLDALTADVRKIDGVEGLHHVHVWELDEQHRALEAHIVVAEARIGDLESIKNGIKSCLVEDYQIPHSTLEFEIGDSDDQDCDESDAIVPH from the coding sequence ATGTCGAACAACGATGACCACGACCACCAGCATGACGCTCATGAAGGACACGACCACGCTGGTCATTCCCACGGTTTAGTGCGTGCTGATGAAATCGCAGGAGTGAGTGACGCTCGGCTGTTGTGGGCGGTCGGGCTGAATCAAATGCTGACGGTGGGCCAGGTGGTTGCCGGGATTCTCTCGGGCAGCATTGCTCTGCTGTCCGACGCGGCACACAACTTCAACGACGCCAACGCTCTGCTGATCGCCTACATCGCTCGACGCATCTCGAAGAAGGATGCGAACGCACGCTATACGTTCGGTTACCGCCGAGCCGAAATGATTGGGGCGTTGATCAACCTGACGCTGTTAGCAGTCATTGGACTGTATCTGGTGTACGAAGGGATCGCTCGCCTCGTGCAGCCGGAAGAAGTGATCGGCTGGGTCATGGCGGCGACGGCCGTCCTGGCATTGGTCGTCGACGTTGGTACGGCGGCATTGCTGTGGTCAATGAGTCGCGGATCGCTCAATGTGCGAGCCGCCTTCATTCACAACATCGTTGACGCACTGGGTTCTGTGGCCGTGCTGATCGGGGCAGCCGCGATTATCTGGTTCAATTGGTTGTGGGTGGATGCCGCCATCACGCTGGTGATCGCGGGCTACGTTCTGTGGCAGTTGGTGAAGATGTTTCCGCAGGCAACGCGAGTCCTGATGGAAGGCACACCACTGGATTTGGATCTCGACGCACTCACCGCCGACGTGAGGAAGATCGACGGCGTCGAAGGTCTGCACCACGTGCATGTCTGGGAGCTGGACGAACAGCACCGCGCACTGGAAGCTCACATCGTTGTTGCTGAAGCGAGAATCGGCGATCTGGAATCGATTAAGAACGGGATCAAATCCTGTCTGGTCGAAGACTATCAAATTCCACATTCGACGCTGGAATTCGAAATCGGTGATTCAGATGACCAGGACTGCGACGAATCCGACGCCATCGTGCCACATTGA
- a CDS encoding methyltransferase family protein, with the protein MAFSFFVVSVAAIVVICGLATCSLLTGKFEFWPPPNLHCWQYRTFWALFRIFVICLVATCILDFHGLAEPALAQAAIGLGLAVIGFGAAFAITFGLGWRTAHGDSDKLKTTGAYAWSRNPIYVASLVGMAGAGFFVHSTLVYILLSLWAIAYMVVPFLEEAWLEDHFGDSFREYKSRVNRFFGRRL; encoded by the coding sequence ATGGCATTCTCTTTCTTTGTAGTTTCCGTGGCTGCCATCGTTGTTATCTGTGGCCTGGCGACTTGCAGCCTGTTGACTGGCAAATTTGAGTTCTGGCCTCCTCCAAACCTTCACTGTTGGCAGTATCGCACGTTCTGGGCGTTGTTTCGTATTTTCGTGATCTGTCTGGTGGCGACCTGCATTCTCGACTTTCACGGACTCGCCGAGCCTGCTTTGGCGCAAGCCGCGATTGGGTTGGGACTGGCGGTTATCGGCTTTGGTGCCGCGTTCGCGATTACTTTTGGTCTCGGCTGGCGAACTGCCCATGGAGACTCAGACAAGCTGAAAACAACGGGAGCTTACGCGTGGAGCAGAAACCCGATTTATGTCGCTTCATTGGTTGGAATGGCGGGAGCCGGATTCTTCGTGCATTCGACGCTGGTCTACATCCTGCTGTCGCTTTGGGCGATTGCCTACATGGTCGTTCCATTTCTTGAAGAAGCTTGGCTGGAAGATCATTTCGGCGACTCATTCAGGGAGTACAAGTCGCGTGTGAATCGTTTCTTCGGACGCAGATTGTGA